One genomic segment of Chitinophaga sancti includes these proteins:
- a CDS encoding 7-carboxy-7-deazaguanine synthase QueE produces MSTTATYPNVRTLPVMERFYTIQGEGNYQGCAAYFIRLGGCDVGCHWCDVKDSWEADRHPQLALTDIVGEAASYPGRIAVITGGEPLMHNLDALTADLHAAGFRTHIETSGSSPLSGNWDWITLSPKKFKAPLPEICALAHELKVVIFHKSDFAWAEKYAALAGPHCKLYIQPEWNKAAEMTPLIIDYIKDNPRWQLSLQVHKYINVP; encoded by the coding sequence ATGTCAACGACTGCCACATATCCAAACGTACGCACGCTCCCGGTAATGGAACGCTTTTACACTATTCAGGGTGAAGGTAATTATCAGGGTTGTGCAGCTTATTTCATCCGCCTCGGCGGTTGCGATGTAGGCTGTCATTGGTGTGACGTGAAGGATAGCTGGGAGGCAGATCGTCATCCACAGCTGGCACTCACGGATATCGTGGGCGAGGCAGCGAGCTACCCCGGCCGCATTGCCGTGATCACCGGTGGTGAGCCTTTGATGCACAACCTGGATGCATTGACAGCAGATTTGCATGCAGCAGGTTTCCGCACTCATATTGAAACTTCAGGTTCATCTCCCCTTTCCGGAAACTGGGACTGGATTACCTTGTCTCCTAAGAAATTCAAGGCGCCACTGCCTGAGATCTGTGCATTGGCTCATGAACTGAAGGTGGTAATCTTTCATAAAAGTGATTTTGCCTGGGCTGAGAAATATGCTGCACTGGCAGGCCCTCATTGTAAACTATATATTCAGCCGGAATGGAATAAAGCGGCTGAAATGACTCCCCTTATCATCGACTATATCAAGGACAACCCTAGGTGGCAACTCTCCCTTCAGGTGCACAAATACATTAATGTGCCATAA
- a CDS encoding 5'-nucleotidase, lipoprotein e(P4) family — protein MFLSNRLTFLLAFSLLFACKAPKPVAQHTALVPYGPAFAALWQQRSAEYKALCFQAYNIARLRLNEDLQHNFTKPMAIVTDIDETILDNSPYNVHVALKGENYSDKTWQEWTSKAAADTVPGALSFLKYAAEKGVHVYYITNRSEAERSVTLQNLQRWNFPDADNEHLILKTTTSSKEERRLHVAQTHEIILLMGDNLGDFSAIFEKQPADKREAATKQSAAEFGSRFIVLPNPMYGDWLPALFQYNYKQNIDSILQTQLRNY, from the coding sequence ATGTTTTTATCAAACCGCCTCACTTTTCTCCTCGCATTCTCCCTCTTATTCGCATGCAAGGCACCGAAACCAGTTGCACAGCATACGGCCTTAGTGCCTTATGGACCTGCATTTGCGGCCTTATGGCAACAACGTTCTGCTGAATATAAAGCCCTCTGTTTTCAGGCATACAACATCGCCCGTCTTCGTCTCAACGAAGATCTCCAACACAATTTTACAAAGCCAATGGCGATTGTTACAGACATTGATGAAACAATTTTAGACAATAGTCCTTACAATGTACATGTTGCGTTGAAAGGAGAAAATTACAGTGACAAAACCTGGCAGGAATGGACCAGCAAAGCCGCTGCTGATACCGTACCCGGGGCATTGTCCTTCTTAAAATATGCAGCTGAAAAAGGGGTGCATGTTTACTATATCACAAACCGTTCAGAAGCAGAACGTAGCGTAACATTACAAAATTTACAACGCTGGAATTTTCCTGATGCAGATAATGAACACCTGATCCTAAAAACAACAACTTCCAGCAAGGAAGAAAGACGTTTGCATGTAGCACAAACACACGAAATCATTTTGCTGATGGGGGATAATCTGGGAGACTTCTCCGCCATCTTTGAAAAGCAACCAGCTGATAAAAGAGAAGCGGCTACAAAGCAATCTGCTGCTGAATTTGGGAGCCGGTTTATTGTGTTGCCAAACCCCATGTATGGCGATTGGTTACCGGCATTGTTCCAGTATAATTATAAACAAAATATCGATTCAATATTGCAAACGCAACTAAGAAATTATTAA
- a CDS encoding alpha/beta hydrolase has protein sequence MPNKLSTQNIHLIEERPVIVLLHGFAENSEIWNVQKAYLSEYFEVIALDLPGVGNNLLTTALTIDSMADNVYTSLQSAGIEKAVIIGHSMGGYVALAIAEKYPSILQGMGLFHSTALADTEEKKEARRKSIKLMEQYGSEAFIRQAFPNMFSPGFKAKHPESVEAYVNMGIACPLASMEAYYEAMITRPDRTAVLSSILVPVLFVIGKDDTAVPLQSVLPQVSLPRTSSIYIFEETGHMGMWEVPSASNQLLHQFTLFCQDQKL, from the coding sequence ATGCCGAATAAACTTTCTACCCAAAATATTCATCTAATAGAAGAGAGACCCGTAATAGTATTGCTGCATGGATTTGCTGAAAATTCGGAGATCTGGAATGTGCAGAAAGCATATTTAAGTGAATACTTTGAGGTAATTGCGCTGGATTTACCGGGAGTTGGCAATAATCTGCTCACCACTGCGTTGACTATTGATAGCATGGCTGATAATGTCTATACCTCATTACAGTCTGCCGGTATTGAAAAGGCAGTGATCATCGGCCACTCCATGGGTGGATATGTAGCCCTCGCTATTGCAGAAAAGTACCCATCAATACTACAGGGAATGGGCCTGTTCCACTCTACAGCCCTCGCTGATACTGAAGAGAAGAAAGAAGCGCGCCGTAAATCGATCAAGCTGATGGAACAATATGGCAGTGAAGCATTTATCAGGCAGGCATTCCCGAATATGTTCAGCCCGGGTTTTAAGGCGAAACATCCGGAAAGTGTTGAAGCATATGTGAACATGGGCATTGCTTGTCCCCTTGCTTCTATGGAAGCATATTATGAAGCCATGATAACAAGACCTGACCGCACCGCCGTGTTGTCATCTATACTAGTACCAGTGCTGTTTGTAATCGGAAAAGATGATACAGCCGTTCCTCTTCAAAGTGTATTGCCACAGGTGTCCCTTCCACGGACCAGCAGCATTTACATTTTTGAAGAAACAGGACACATGGGTATGTGGGAAGTTCCCTCTGCCAGCAATCAGCTCTTGCATCAGTTTACTCTTTTTTGCCAAGATCAAAAATTGTGA
- the lnt gene encoding apolipoprotein N-acyltransferase: protein MAKRYLPAILSLTGSLLLWAAWPTSPLTFLIFIAFIPLLRLADIVENRGRFFGCAFLLLFCWNVATTWWVGNTTVPASGVAANLLNTLFMLVPVMGYRRTRKWVSPTLAYFTFIVYWMTFEYIHLQWELSWPWLSLGNAFAMHPTWVQWYEYTGVSGGTLWILVTNLAIYHVWFQYKFYKRPVVKQIWKPVLILVVPLLISGFIDTGLHAPQKTTEVVVVQPNIDPYDKFADENESLEVNKMLQLTEEKIDSNTAFIVWPETALFVHGAWEDKIAYENYTQRIRLLLHKYPKASLVTGAVTLKRYEKNDEPSTSARHNADGDMVYDVFNAGVLIDTSNLVQVYHKSKLVPGVELIPYVHYLKFMDYLALDLGGISGSYGRTPGVAIMENKAANIKVFPTICYESVYGEFVAEHVRKGANILFIMTNDGWWGNTEGHRQHLQYARLRAIETRRWVARSANTGISAFIDPGGNITASLPYWQEGVLKASVTPGNYMTFYVKYGDLLSKAAVLFCILLILYSFFLRLTRKRL from the coding sequence ATGGCAAAACGTTATTTACCCGCTATTTTGAGCCTTACAGGCAGCCTGCTCCTCTGGGCAGCATGGCCCACCTCACCCCTCACCTTTTTGATTTTCATTGCATTTATCCCCCTGCTTCGCCTGGCGGATATTGTAGAGAACAGGGGCCGCTTTTTCGGATGCGCCTTCCTGTTACTCTTCTGCTGGAATGTAGCCACTACCTGGTGGGTAGGCAATACCACCGTGCCTGCCAGCGGTGTAGCCGCCAATCTGCTCAATACCCTGTTCATGCTTGTACCCGTGATGGGATACCGCAGAACCCGTAAATGGGTGAGCCCGACCCTTGCTTATTTTACGTTCATTGTCTACTGGATGACGTTTGAATACATCCACCTGCAATGGGAACTTAGCTGGCCATGGCTCAGCCTTGGCAACGCTTTTGCCATGCATCCTACATGGGTACAATGGTATGAATATACAGGCGTAAGTGGTGGTACACTATGGATACTGGTTACTAACCTTGCGATTTACCATGTTTGGTTTCAGTATAAATTTTACAAACGGCCTGTTGTAAAACAGATCTGGAAACCGGTATTGATACTGGTAGTGCCTTTGCTGATAAGTGGTTTCATTGACACAGGGTTGCATGCTCCTCAAAAAACTACCGAAGTCGTTGTAGTACAACCCAACATTGACCCTTACGATAAATTTGCAGATGAAAATGAATCGCTGGAAGTTAATAAAATGCTTCAGCTCACTGAAGAGAAAATTGACTCCAATACCGCTTTTATCGTATGGCCTGAAACAGCCCTTTTTGTACATGGTGCGTGGGAAGACAAAATCGCTTACGAAAACTATACGCAAAGGATCCGGTTATTATTACACAAATATCCAAAAGCCAGTCTGGTAACAGGAGCCGTTACACTGAAGCGCTATGAGAAAAATGATGAACCCTCTACATCTGCCCGCCATAATGCTGATGGTGATATGGTATATGATGTATTCAATGCCGGTGTGCTTATAGACACATCGAACCTGGTCCAGGTTTATCATAAATCTAAACTGGTGCCGGGTGTTGAGTTGATCCCGTATGTTCACTACCTGAAATTTATGGATTACCTGGCCCTGGATCTTGGAGGTATTAGTGGTAGTTATGGCCGTACACCGGGTGTAGCAATCATGGAAAACAAGGCTGCCAACATAAAGGTATTTCCGACTATCTGTTATGAATCTGTATATGGGGAATTTGTGGCTGAGCATGTAAGAAAAGGTGCGAACATTCTTTTTATTATGACCAATGATGGCTGGTGGGGAAATACCGAAGGCCACCGTCAGCACCTGCAATATGCCCGTCTGCGTGCTATTGAAACCCGTCGTTGGGTGGCCAGAAGTGCCAATACCGGCATCTCGGCATTCATAGATCCCGGGGGAAATATTACAGCATCTCTTCCTTACTGGCAGGAGGGCGTTTTAAAAGCAAGTGTAACACCAGGCAATTATATGACGTTCTATGTAAAATATGGAGACTTATTGTCAAAGGCGGCTGTTCTATTTTGTATATTGCTGATCCTTTACAGTTTCTTTTTGCGGCTGACACGTAAACGTTTGTAA
- the guaB gene encoding IMP dehydrogenase — protein sequence MPAGKSKPKFVEDGLTFDDVLLVPAYSEVLPRDVNISTQLTKTLRLNIPMVSAAMDTVTEANLAISLARQGGIGILHKNMSIEKQAEQVRKVKRSENGLILDPVTLHANASIGEALRLMKENSIGGIPIIDESKKLVGILTNRDLRFERNMKRVVSEVMTSQNLVTAPEGTDLKKAEKILQQNKIEKLPVVGKNGKLVGLITYRDILQLTSYPNAIKDEYGRLLVGAALGITPDVLDRAQALINVGVDVVCLDSSHGHSVGVLNGLRKLKKTFPKLQVIAGNVATGDGALALAEAGADAVKVGVGPGSICTTRVVTGAGFPQLSAVMNAATALKKLGVPVIADGGIRYTGDMVKAIAAGASCVMAGSIFAGTEESPGETIIYEGRKFKSYRGMGSLEAMVEGSKDRYFQDEDDIRKLVPEGIVGRVPYKGNLGEVIQQYVGGLRAGMGLTGSKDIKALQAAQFIRISSATVKENHPHDVVITKEAPNYSR from the coding sequence ATGCCTGCCGGAAAATCAAAACCGAAATTTGTAGAGGACGGACTTACCTTTGACGATGTACTTCTGGTTCCAGCCTACTCTGAAGTCTTGCCCAGAGACGTTAATATCAGCACGCAACTTACTAAAACTTTACGCCTGAACATTCCAATGGTCTCTGCTGCCATGGATACCGTTACAGAAGCTAACCTGGCTATCTCTTTGGCACGCCAGGGTGGCATCGGTATTCTGCACAAGAATATGTCCATTGAAAAACAAGCCGAGCAAGTACGTAAGGTAAAGCGTAGTGAAAACGGGCTGATCCTCGATCCGGTGACTCTGCATGCAAATGCATCTATCGGGGAAGCGCTCCGCCTGATGAAAGAAAACAGCATCGGTGGTATTCCTATCATAGACGAAAGCAAAAAACTCGTTGGTATCCTTACCAACCGTGACCTGCGCTTTGAAAGGAACATGAAACGCGTAGTAAGCGAAGTAATGACTTCTCAGAACCTTGTAACTGCACCAGAAGGTACCGATCTGAAGAAAGCAGAGAAGATCCTTCAACAGAATAAAATCGAGAAATTACCAGTAGTTGGAAAGAATGGTAAACTTGTAGGATTAATCACTTACCGTGATATTCTGCAGCTGACCAGCTATCCAAATGCCATCAAAGATGAATATGGTCGTCTTCTTGTAGGCGCCGCATTAGGTATCACTCCCGATGTACTGGACAGAGCACAGGCACTCATCAACGTTGGTGTAGATGTAGTATGTCTCGATAGCTCACACGGTCACTCAGTAGGTGTACTGAATGGTCTGAGAAAACTGAAGAAAACCTTCCCTAAATTACAGGTGATTGCAGGTAACGTAGCTACCGGCGATGGTGCACTGGCACTGGCTGAAGCAGGTGCTGATGCAGTGAAAGTAGGTGTTGGACCGGGTTCTATCTGTACTACCCGTGTAGTAACAGGTGCTGGTTTCCCTCAGCTCTCTGCTGTAATGAATGCAGCTACTGCCCTGAAAAAACTGGGTGTACCGGTTATTGCAGATGGTGGTATCCGTTATACCGGTGATATGGTGAAGGCTATCGCTGCAGGTGCATCCTGCGTAATGGCTGGTTCTATCTTTGCTGGTACTGAAGAAAGCCCTGGAGAAACTATCATCTACGAAGGACGTAAGTTCAAATCATATCGTGGTATGGGTTCTCTGGAAGCGATGGTAGAAGGTTCCAAAGATCGTTACTTCCAGGATGAAGATGATATCAGGAAACTGGTACCAGAAGGTATCGTAGGTCGCGTACCTTACAAAGGTAACCTGGGTGAAGTGATTCAGCAGTATGTAGGTGGTCTTCGTGCTGGTATGGGTCTGACTGGTTCTAAAGATATCAAAGCACTACAGGCTGCACAGTTTATCAGGATCTCTTCGGCTACCGTAAAGGAAAATCACCCACATGATGTGGTGATCACCAAGGAAGCACCGAACTATAGCAGATAA
- a CDS encoding OmpA family protein: MAKFPILLSCLVICLGVHAQVVTYDNAKKKAQKSFDNAQLAVSEYKTEDAIIYLQEAIRAEPGFADAYGQMTISYVELKKYNEAITSFETLRRLDSNSIRPALMAYSKALAGVGRFSEALTNINLYIATGKINNPKAQALQKTYTYAAREAAHPVPFTPINLGDNINTKDAEYFPSLTIDNQMLVFTRRVNGKNEDFYVSERDDSMHWKKAYNMGAPINSTAFNEGAQNISQDGNMLVFTGCNFPNGRGSCDIYYAIRTEEGLWVEPMNLGNPINTRDWESQPCLSPDKQTLYFSRATTDAGSDIFMSQLQANGRWGTPERLGPNINTTGDEATPFIHADNQTLYFASNGHEGFGSMDLFYSRRQADGSWGPAVNMGYPINTTDEESSLVVAADGKTAYYASDRTDSRGSLDIYSFELYPAARPLKTLYVRGYVFDKKSQKRLVANIELQDLETGQTMASIKSDLLGNYLVALPVGRDYGLNVNRKGYLFYSENFSLKGADKDTGYFREVPLVPLDTSAIMVLNNVFFASREFTLKPESFVELNRLVGLMKENPTMIVEISGHTDNVGNDQINLTLSDKRAQAVVQYLVQKGIEPERLVAKGYGEGKPVADNETPEGRAQNRRTEFKVIKL, from the coding sequence ATGGCTAAATTCCCAATATTGCTGAGTTGTCTTGTGATTTGCCTGGGTGTGCATGCTCAGGTAGTAACCTATGATAACGCTAAGAAAAAAGCACAGAAGAGTTTTGACAATGCACAGTTGGCGGTTTCGGAGTATAAAACGGAAGATGCTATTATTTATTTGCAGGAAGCGATACGGGCTGAGCCTGGATTTGCAGACGCCTATGGACAAATGACAATTTCCTATGTAGAGTTGAAAAAATACAATGAGGCGATCACTAGTTTTGAAACCCTCAGACGGCTGGATAGCAATTCTATCCGACCGGCCCTGATGGCTTACTCCAAAGCCCTGGCAGGTGTTGGCCGATTTAGTGAAGCCCTTACGAATATCAATCTCTATATTGCAACAGGAAAGATCAATAATCCAAAAGCCCAGGCCCTCCAGAAAACTTATACTTACGCCGCCAGAGAAGCAGCTCACCCGGTACCTTTTACCCCCATTAACCTGGGCGATAATATCAATACCAAAGATGCTGAATACTTCCCCTCCCTGACCATCGATAACCAGATGCTTGTTTTTACACGCAGAGTGAATGGTAAGAACGAGGACTTCTATGTGTCAGAAAGAGACGACAGCATGCATTGGAAGAAAGCGTATAACATGGGTGCACCTATTAACTCTACCGCTTTCAATGAAGGTGCGCAGAACATTTCGCAGGATGGGAATATGCTGGTGTTTACAGGTTGTAATTTTCCAAATGGACGTGGCAGCTGCGATATCTACTATGCCATCAGAACAGAAGAAGGTCTTTGGGTAGAACCCATGAACCTGGGTAACCCGATTAATACGCGGGACTGGGAGTCACAACCTTGTCTTTCTCCTGATAAACAGACTTTGTATTTTTCCAGGGCCACAACAGATGCGGGTTCCGATATCTTTATGAGCCAGTTGCAAGCCAATGGCAGATGGGGTACTCCGGAAAGACTGGGACCTAATATCAATACAACTGGCGACGAAGCAACACCTTTTATTCATGCGGATAACCAGACATTGTACTTTGCCTCCAACGGGCATGAGGGTTTTGGTAGTATGGACCTGTTCTACTCCCGCAGACAAGCGGATGGTAGCTGGGGACCAGCCGTGAATATGGGGTACCCGATTAATACCACAGATGAAGAATCAAGCCTGGTGGTAGCAGCAGATGGTAAAACGGCGTATTATGCTTCTGATCGTACGGATAGCCGTGGATCGCTGGATATTTACAGCTTTGAATTGTATCCTGCAGCAAGACCGTTGAAGACATTGTATGTAAGAGGATATGTGTTTGATAAAAAGAGCCAGAAACGCCTGGTGGCAAATATTGAGCTGCAGGACCTGGAGACAGGGCAGACAATGGCGAGTATCAAAAGTGACCTGTTAGGTAATTACCTGGTGGCATTGCCTGTGGGCAGGGATTATGGTCTGAATGTAAACAGGAAAGGATACCTGTTCTATTCTGAGAATTTCTCACTGAAAGGTGCAGATAAGGATACTGGTTATTTCAGAGAAGTGCCTTTGGTACCACTGGATACAAGTGCAATTATGGTATTGAACAATGTGTTCTTTGCCAGCAGGGAGTTTACATTGAAACCGGAGTCTTTTGTAGAGTTGAACAGGTTAGTTGGATTGATGAAAGAAAACCCGACGATGATCGTGGAAATAAGCGGGCATACGGATAATGTGGGTAATGATCAGATCAATCTGACACTGTCTGATAAACGCGCACAGGCAGTGGTGCAATATCTGGTGCAGAAAGGGATAGAACCTGAGCGGTTAGTGGCGAAAGGATATGGAGAAGGTAAGCCGGTGGCGGATAATGAAACGCCGGAAGGAAGGGCGCAGAACAGGCGAACAGAGTTTAAGGTTATTAAGTTATAA
- the dprA gene encoding DNA-processing protein DprA, translated as MQEETRYQIALTKIPQIGNKIAQQLTTYFENAGNIFKASRRELESLPMLGKVRANAIRQFNDFRWVDREMNFLEKYQIAAISFQSPLYPQRLLHCYDHPFLLYYKGNANLNATRIINVIGTRTPTAHGREVCANLIAGLESSNIMVVSGLAYGIDVLAHATALKHGMPTIGILAHGLDRIYPDVHANTARQMVEQGGLLTEYGRDTTPDKPNFPKRNRIVAGMSDATVLIESGIKGGSMITADIANSYNRDVFAIPGRVGDPKSAGCHHLIKNNQAMLITDAEDILKAMNWDDAVRKPVMPQQQEIQEELKEEERQILALFNRSEHFHIDHIYSRSPLPESKVASVIFQLEMNKLLRSTPGQRYQLV; from the coding sequence ATGCAGGAAGAAACACGTTATCAGATTGCACTTACGAAAATACCACAGATAGGGAATAAGATAGCACAACAGTTAACCACTTACTTTGAAAATGCAGGTAACATTTTTAAAGCGAGCCGAAGAGAGCTGGAAAGCCTGCCTATGCTGGGGAAAGTAAGAGCGAATGCCATCAGGCAGTTTAATGATTTTCGCTGGGTAGACAGGGAAATGAATTTCCTGGAAAAGTACCAGATTGCAGCCATCAGTTTTCAATCTCCACTATATCCACAAAGGTTGCTGCATTGTTATGATCATCCATTTCTGCTATATTATAAAGGGAATGCAAATCTGAATGCTACTCGTATCATTAATGTGATCGGTACACGAACACCTACGGCACATGGCAGGGAAGTGTGTGCAAATCTGATAGCGGGGCTGGAATCCAGTAATATTATGGTAGTGAGCGGACTGGCCTATGGCATAGATGTGCTTGCCCATGCTACGGCACTGAAGCATGGTATGCCTACCATTGGCATACTGGCGCATGGACTGGACAGGATCTATCCTGATGTACATGCAAATACCGCCAGGCAGATGGTGGAACAAGGGGGATTGCTTACAGAGTATGGCAGAGACACCACCCCTGATAAGCCTAATTTCCCTAAAAGGAACCGGATAGTGGCAGGGATGTCGGATGCTACCGTATTGATAGAGAGTGGTATAAAAGGAGGATCAATGATCACCGCAGATATTGCCAATAGTTATAACAGGGATGTATTTGCTATTCCGGGGCGTGTAGGAGATCCGAAATCAGCGGGATGTCATCACCTGATAAAAAATAATCAGGCAATGCTGATTACGGATGCAGAAGATATATTGAAGGCCATGAACTGGGATGATGCGGTCAGGAAGCCCGTAATGCCTCAGCAGCAGGAGATACAGGAGGAACTGAAAGAAGAGGAGCGGCAGATATTAGCGCTTTTTAACAGGAGTGAGCATTTTCATATAGATCATATATATAGCAGAAGTCCATTGCCGGAGAGCAAAGTAGCCTCCGTGATCTTTCAGCTGGAAATGAATAAATTGTTAAGAAGTACACCGGGGCAGCGCTACCAGCTGGTTTGA
- a CDS encoding IS110 family transposase, with the protein MEQSHISFEQVVSRGCGLDVHQENVVATIRGDNLQEQTRTFSTFTSSLKDLVAWLEESGITHVAMESTGVYWKPVFNILEPHFELILVNARHIKYVPGHKTDRNDSAWIAKLLLSGLLKGSFIPPQYTRELRELYRYKRKVIGQRSSEYNRLQNILETANIKLSSVVSDVFGISGWSMISAIIDGEQDPMILANLAKGRLKIKKQELILALEGNLNEHHRFMLNLSKAAILQLNELLCQVDNRIDQYLRKWEEEVKLLQTIPGVQKQTATAILAEIGTDMHAFPNQHHLASWCGLCPGNNESAGKKKSERINHGNSSLKTALVEAAWAAVHTKESYLKRRYYSLSVRRGKKRALIAIAHKILIATYFILKNRVPYMEPDNQEWLKKRKQAQINNYLRRLRELEALPPSQ; encoded by the coding sequence ATGGAACAATCACATATCAGTTTTGAACAGGTTGTGAGTCGTGGCTGTGGCCTCGATGTTCACCAGGAGAATGTAGTAGCTACCATCAGGGGTGATAATTTGCAGGAACAAACCCGCACTTTTAGCACCTTCACAAGTTCACTTAAGGACCTGGTAGCCTGGTTGGAAGAATCGGGCATTACACATGTCGCAATGGAGAGCACGGGTGTTTACTGGAAGCCTGTTTTTAATATACTAGAACCTCACTTTGAACTTATTTTGGTCAATGCCCGGCATATTAAATATGTGCCGGGTCATAAGACTGATCGTAATGACAGTGCCTGGATTGCAAAATTATTGCTAAGCGGGCTACTAAAAGGAAGTTTTATTCCACCCCAATACACTCGTGAATTACGGGAATTGTACCGATACAAACGTAAAGTAATAGGCCAACGCTCCAGTGAATATAACCGATTACAGAACATTTTAGAGACTGCCAATATCAAATTGAGCAGCGTTGTCAGTGATGTGTTCGGCATAAGCGGCTGGTCAATGATCTCTGCTATTATTGATGGAGAACAGGATCCCATGATATTGGCCAATCTGGCCAAAGGTAGGCTCAAAATCAAGAAGCAAGAACTTATTCTTGCTTTAGAAGGTAATCTTAATGAGCATCACCGTTTTATGCTCAACCTGTCTAAAGCTGCTATCTTACAGCTAAATGAACTGCTTTGTCAGGTAGATAACCGTATTGATCAGTACTTAAGAAAATGGGAAGAAGAAGTAAAATTACTTCAGACTATTCCCGGAGTACAAAAACAAACAGCTACAGCCATCTTAGCCGAAATAGGTACAGATATGCATGCCTTCCCAAATCAGCATCATTTAGCCAGTTGGTGTGGCTTATGTCCGGGTAATAATGAAAGTGCCGGAAAAAAGAAAAGTGAACGTATCAATCATGGCAACAGTTCTCTTAAAACAGCACTGGTGGAGGCGGCCTGGGCCGCTGTACATACAAAGGAATCTTATCTGAAAAGAAGATATTACTCTTTAAGTGTGCGAAGAGGTAAAAAACGTGCTCTTATCGCCATTGCACACAAAATCCTCATTGCCACTTATTTTATACTCAAAAATAGAGTGCCATATATGGAACCGGATAATCAGGAGTGGCTTAAAAAAAGAAAGCAGGCGCAGATAAATAATTATCTCAGGCGCCTGCGCGAGCTTGAGGCATTACCCCCATCTCAATAA